The following coding sequences are from one Rhipicephalus microplus isolate Deutch F79 chromosome 3, USDA_Rmic, whole genome shotgun sequence window:
- the LOC142802751 gene encoding kelch-like protein 35, translating to MCAGDERPLFWRLVCPMRMGRSTFAAALFDGELYVIGGFDGVGTIAEVERYCPSSDSWQPVVPLNEAVSAMAACTLKGLAISRRFSAGAER from the exons ATGTGTGCCGGCGATGAGAGGCCACTCTTTTGGCGCCTTGTGTGCCCCATGAGAATGGGTCGCAGCACATTTGCCGCGGCGTTGTTCGACGGCGAGCTTTATGTCATCGGTGGCTTCGACG GCGTGGGCACCATAGCGGAGGTGGAACGCTATTGCCCGTCCTCCGACAGCTGGCAACCCGTGGTGCCGCTGAACGAAGCGGTCTCTGCCATGGCCGCCTGCACACTGAAGGGCCTCGCCATCTCCAGACGCTTCTCCGCCGGCGCCGAGCGCTAG